In a single window of the Dreissena polymorpha isolate Duluth1 chromosome 3, UMN_Dpol_1.0, whole genome shotgun sequence genome:
- the LOC127875210 gene encoding calmodulin-A-like, with protein MEAHLTEEQISEFKEAFSLFDKDGDGTISSTELGTVMRSLGGNPTEAELQDMINEVDADGSGMIEFPEFLTMMVRNMRDIDTVEDLRQAFNVFDKDGTGKISAAELRHVMSNLGEKLTEEEVDEMLREADVDGDGEINYEEFVQLMMSTSK; from the exons ATG GAAGCCCATCTTACAGAGGAACAAATTTCAG AGTTCAAGGAGGCGTTTAGTTTGTTCGACAAGGACGGCGACGGGACTATTTCCTCGACTGAGCTGGGCACCGTCATGCGGTCGCTGGGCGGTAATCCCACCGAGGCCGAGTTGCAGGACATGATCAACGAGGTGGACGCTGACG GAAGTGGCATGATAGAGTTCCCAGAATTCCTCACCATGATGGTTAGGAACATGCGCGATATTGACACGGTAGAGGACCTACGCCAAGCGTTCAACGTGTTTGACAAGGATGGCACCGGAAAGATCTCCGCTGCCGAGCTGCGTCACGTGATGTCAAATCTCGGCGAGAAACTCACGGAGGAGGAGGTGGACGAGATGTTGCGAGAGGCGGACGTCGATGGCGACGGAGAAATAAATTATGAGG aattcgTTCAGCTTATGATGTCTACTTCAAAATAA